The following is a genomic window from Syntrophorhabdaceae bacterium.
GGGTCGGGCAGACGCCGCAGATATTCGGGACTATCCTGGGCATCTCTTCTGCCGGTCTCCCGATACAGAACCTTTCAAAGCCCCGGAGTTCGGTCACCTGAAAATATGCGTCCTCAACATCCCCGTTGTCATTGAGGAAGATGTCTATCTTGCCGTGCCCTTCCAGTCGTGTTACCGGATTGATTGTTATTTTTTTCCCCATTATCGCACCTCGCCACGCTTTTTTGATGTTTCTCTCTTTTTTTGCAGGAGAGAGGAAGCCGTTGTGAACCGATAAAAATAACCTGTCGGGTCAACAATGCTTTCGGTCAATATCTTTCTCTCCTCCTCGGTAGTTGCCTCGATGAGAGAGGCCAGGGCGGATAGATACTTGGCTCCCATATCCGCGACACCCTCTACAGGTCCGAAACAGCCCCTGCAGGGTATGTTGGTCTTCATACAGACCTCGCCGCAACCGGAGCGTGTTGCCGGCCCGGTGCAGATGATGCCCTGGGCGAGGAAACATTTCTCGGGATCGGCCTCGATCTCGTGTATCCTGTGGAATTTCTGGATCTGTAATCTATCCGGTTTTGTCTTGTTCCTGTCGCATACGTCGCAGAGGGCCCTCCTCGGTGCAAGCGTCGATCCCTTTGGGGGAAGATTCCCCGCAATGGCAGCGCTCACCGCGTTGTATATGAGGTTAGGCGGCGGAGGGCATCCCGGAAGATAGTAATCAACGTCGATGATCCGGTTCAGCGGGAAGACCTGTTTGTAAAAATCAGGCAATGTCAACTCCCCCCCATCCACCTTTGTCACCGTTTTGGGGACATTATGCTTCGGGTTCACGATGGTAGGCGCATTTTCGTAGACCCACTGGAAGATGTCTTCTTTAGAGCGCATATTTGCCATCCCTGGTGTCCCGCCGAAACAGGCGCAGGCGCCGAAGGCGAGCACGAACTGTGATTTTTTCCGTAACAGGTGGGCGAGTTCCTCGTGCTCGGAGTTCCTTACAGAGCCGTTGATGATGCTGAGCGTTATCTCGCCGTCCTGCATCGCTTCTATGTGATGGTATTTAAAGTCAAGCGCAACGGGCCAGAGGACCAGATCGAATGCATTTGTCACCTTCAGTATGTCCTCATTGAGGTCAACGATGGCCTCGTCACATCCTCCACATCCGCCAAACCAGCATATCGCTAATTTCGGTTTATCTGACATGTTTCCCCTCCTGACCCTTGGTCGGTCCAAGGCCTTTTAATCTGTCCACGAGACTGTTTACGATGCCGGTGATCTTTTCTCCTTTCGGATCCATCGCTGTTATAACCTCCAGCCTCTCTTTCTCGATGCCGAAAGATTCAAGGACCTGGTGAAGGAGATATATCCTCTTCCTTGCCTCCTGGTTCCCGTCCTGGAAATGACAGTCACCATCGGCACAACCAAGGAGAAGGACACCGTCAGCGCCCTTGTCGAAGGCGTTCAGGATATCCGTTGCGTCCACCTTTCCTATGCAGACAACGGGCACCATGTTCTTTATATTCGCGAGCTTGACATTGTCGGCCGTATAGCCCCAGCCGAACTTGCAATGGAAACAGACGATACCGGGTTGATATTCCGCCTTCTGCTTTAGCGGCGAAGAGAAATCGGGCTCGAGATGTCTCGCGCCGGACGGACATGCCGACACGCACATACCGCAGGCCTTGCAGAGGACCGGGTCTGTATATGAGATGCGTTTGACGCCGATTACCTTGCCTTCGAAGAGCTGTTCCACGTCTCCAAGGTGAGCCGTGTGGTAGTTGCATGCGGCGACACAGATGCCGCAGCCGCTGCAGAGATGCTCGTCCACCTTTACTGCCGGCAGTTCCGGCTGTATCCCCGCGGACACGCATGCCTTACAGGATATGCAGGGCCCGCACTCGAGGCATCTCCGCGCCTCCTTGACCGCTTCGTCGAGGGTAAAGCCTATCTCGAACATATTGAAGTTCATCCGGGCATCCGGTGAGGTCCATTTAGGCTCCGGTGCAGGTTTATATACCTCCCTTAACGGTGCGTCACTGCTTTCATAGCGTAAAAGCCACCTCTGGAGACTCTCCCCCCTGAGATATCTATCTATCGAGTCTGCCGCCTGCCGCCCTTCGGCCATGGCGTCGACCATGAAGCCTATCCTCCTCACATCGCCGCCGAGGAATACCTCCTCTCTCAGACGGCTCTGGTGCGTAAGGGGATCAACGGCGAGCCTCCCATTCTCATCAAAGAGCCCCGCCTGCTGCAGAAATGACCTGTCCCAGGTCTGCCCTATGGTGATG
Proteins encoded in this region:
- a CDS encoding F420-nonreducing hydrogenase, which translates into the protein MSDKPKLAICWFGGCGGCDEAIVDLNEDILKVTNAFDLVLWPVALDFKYHHIEAMQDGEITLSIINGSVRNSEHEELAHLLRKKSQFVLAFGACACFGGTPGMANMRSKEDIFQWVYENAPTIVNPKHNVPKTVTKVDGGELTLPDFYKQVFPLNRIIDVDYYLPGCPPPPNLIYNAVSAAIAGNLPPKGSTLAPRRALCDVCDRNKTKPDRLQIQKFHRIHEIEADPEKCFLAQGIICTGPATRSGCGEVCMKTNIPCRGCFGPVEGVADMGAKYLSALASLIEATTEEERKILTESIVDPTGYFYRFTTASSLLQKKRETSKKRGEVR